The following proteins are encoded in a genomic region of Musa acuminata AAA Group cultivar baxijiao chromosome BXJ2-11, Cavendish_Baxijiao_AAA, whole genome shotgun sequence:
- the LOC103970148 gene encoding uncharacterized protein LOC103970148 isoform X2, translated as MKAMATGEETREAVEESFEIGGAEDASGSAHGGKAEEGMTPWEQHAAVINLPRYDYAAPSSLLHESRSGFLITCPIKREKSATKEAISLLEEFVSCTSRSSETCSTEIPAKKRKLSAGVDPENAESKEKSGVNSVLEASGEDLKGSNILSLMKLTRSGLLLFTFPNNISCPVVGVVSNIFQFLRSGKLKPPLWCHRIFPIQETCVLEEKDLQLVVSKLMREYLGKDQEKLERTIKFAVGYNRRGIDETEMKSQKHTNKGSVGSTLLDREACFKVVAGAVKAVAKNSVVDLRSPEVAVLVELLPISGVPFGSLVVGVSVLPLEIVTTKPRLCVKSLVADINVTTRNV; from the exons ATGAAGGCGATGGCGACGGGGGAGGAGACGAGAGAAGCAGTAGAAGAGAGCTTCGAGATAGGGGGAGCAGAGGACGCATCGGGGTCTGCCCACGGTGGGAAGGCGGAGGAGGGCATGACGCCTTGGGAGCAGCACGCAGCGGTGATCAACCTCCCCCGTTACGACTACGCCGCCCCCTCCTCGCTTCTTCACGAATCCCGTTCCGGGTTTCTCATCACCTGCCCCATCA AACGTGAGAAAAGTGCCACAAAGGAAGCCATTTCCCTTCTTGAAGAG TTTGTTAGCTGTACATCAAGAAGTAGTGAGACCTGCAGTACAGAGATTCCTGCCAAGAAAAGGAAACTATCTGCAGGAGTAGATCCTGAAAATGCTGAAAGCAAAGAAAAGAGTGGAGTCAATAGTGTTTTGGAGGCTTCTG GTGAGGATCTCAAAGGGAGCAATATTCTTTCATTGATGAAGCTAACAAGGAGTGGTTTGCTTCTGTTCACCTTTCCTAACAATATTTCCTGTCCCGTGGTTGGTGTAGTATCAAATATATTTCAGTTTTTGAGATCTGGAAAGCTGAAACCTCCTCT CTGGTGCCATCGCATCTTTCCTATCCAAGAAACTTGTGTCCTTGAGGAGAAGGATCTACAATTAGTTGTTTCAAAACTTATGCGAGAATACTTGGGCAAAGATCAGGAGAAACTTGAGCGAACTATTAAG TTTGCAGTTGGATATAACAGAAGAGGCATTGATGAGACAGAGATGAAGTCACAGAAACATACTAATAAGGGCTCAGTGGGATCAACTTTGTTGGATCGTGAAGCATGTTTCAAAGTTGTAGCGGGGGCAGTTAAAGCTGTTGCAAAAAATTCAGTAGTCGATCTTAGGTCTCCCGAG GTGGCTGTGCTTGTAGAACTATTACCCATTTCAGGGGTTCCATTTGGATCATTAGTGGTTGGAGTATCTGTTCTTCCACTAGAAATTGTCACCACCAAGCCTCGGCTCTGCGTCAAGTCTCTTGTTGCTGATATAAATGTTACAACGAGAAATGTTTAA
- the LOC103970148 gene encoding uncharacterized protein LOC103970148 isoform X1, with amino-acid sequence MKAMATGEETREAVEESFEIGGAEDASGSAHGGKAEEGMTPWEQHAAVINLPRYDYAAPSSLLHESRSGFLITCPIKREKSATKEAISLLEEGKLLNFADMAQMGIEMPGVQFVSCTSRSSETCSTEIPAKKRKLSAGVDPENAESKEKSGVNSVLEASGEDLKGSNILSLMKLTRSGLLLFTFPNNISCPVVGVVSNIFQFLRSGKLKPPLWCHRIFPIQETCVLEEKDLQLVVSKLMREYLGKDQEKLERTIKFAVGYNRRGIDETEMKSQKHTNKGSVGSTLLDREACFKVVAGAVKAVAKNSVVDLRSPEVAVLVELLPISGVPFGSLVVGVSVLPLEIVTTKPRLCVKSLVADINVTTRNV; translated from the exons ATGAAGGCGATGGCGACGGGGGAGGAGACGAGAGAAGCAGTAGAAGAGAGCTTCGAGATAGGGGGAGCAGAGGACGCATCGGGGTCTGCCCACGGTGGGAAGGCGGAGGAGGGCATGACGCCTTGGGAGCAGCACGCAGCGGTGATCAACCTCCCCCGTTACGACTACGCCGCCCCCTCCTCGCTTCTTCACGAATCCCGTTCCGGGTTTCTCATCACCTGCCCCATCA AACGTGAGAAAAGTGCCACAAAGGAAGCCATTTCCCTTCTTGAAGAG GGGAAGCTGCTGAACTTTGCTGATATGGCACAGATGGGCATCGAAATGCCTGGTGTACAG TTTGTTAGCTGTACATCAAGAAGTAGTGAGACCTGCAGTACAGAGATTCCTGCCAAGAAAAGGAAACTATCTGCAGGAGTAGATCCTGAAAATGCTGAAAGCAAAGAAAAGAGTGGAGTCAATAGTGTTTTGGAGGCTTCTG GTGAGGATCTCAAAGGGAGCAATATTCTTTCATTGATGAAGCTAACAAGGAGTGGTTTGCTTCTGTTCACCTTTCCTAACAATATTTCCTGTCCCGTGGTTGGTGTAGTATCAAATATATTTCAGTTTTTGAGATCTGGAAAGCTGAAACCTCCTCT CTGGTGCCATCGCATCTTTCCTATCCAAGAAACTTGTGTCCTTGAGGAGAAGGATCTACAATTAGTTGTTTCAAAACTTATGCGAGAATACTTGGGCAAAGATCAGGAGAAACTTGAGCGAACTATTAAG TTTGCAGTTGGATATAACAGAAGAGGCATTGATGAGACAGAGATGAAGTCACAGAAACATACTAATAAGGGCTCAGTGGGATCAACTTTGTTGGATCGTGAAGCATGTTTCAAAGTTGTAGCGGGGGCAGTTAAAGCTGTTGCAAAAAATTCAGTAGTCGATCTTAGGTCTCCCGAG GTGGCTGTGCTTGTAGAACTATTACCCATTTCAGGGGTTCCATTTGGATCATTAGTGGTTGGAGTATCTGTTCTTCCACTAGAAATTGTCACCACCAAGCCTCGGCTCTGCGTCAAGTCTCTTGTTGCTGATATAAATGTTACAACGAGAAATGTTTAA
- the LOC135626421 gene encoding protein NUCLEOLAR COMPLEX ASSOCIATED 4-like isoform X2, with the protein MASPAKKRKQPQGNEERRKRRSGGTLALDDLKALGNQLLSSRAHINNLPVLLSFLSPSSPVALALESLISIQSFFVPLFPEIPSSLSVPNKRSEDPTDDGKEKDVELVFKDWLRERFGEFLNGLIEITVSEQSVDALRDVALDAIMDFVKLGKDGRFHSAIYHRFLHRIVRATSAVDPLLDLLGPKYFKYIDVRYFTYTSMDKIIKSFESKIGKATLHSDEDSSKLSSMEFPVRIMYNILSRCPPSEAEKEQSSEMWSQLGISSKVGKLSSNDPVSEAEPENTRKVDTDVSSSSHITKKIKLKFAKAWISFLKLPLPVDVYKEVLASIHQTIIPYLANPSILCDFLTRSYDIGGVVSVMALNGLFILMTQHGLEYPKFYEKLYALLTPAIFMAKHRAGFFQLLDTCLKSSYLPAYLAATFAKKLSRLALAVPPSGALIIIAVIHNLLRRHPAINFLVHQPIGDENDRGTSVEDNRSGEDARESDNGNINLSTKLGTDPFNIQECDPAKSNAMRSSLWEIETLRHHYTPAVSRFVASLENDLTVRAKTSEVTVADFSSGSYATVFREEVRRRIKQVPIAFYKVIPSSLFDNSEFPGWTFGNQQNDKQELNARQNEVTV; encoded by the exons ATGGCGTCTCCAGCCAAGAAACGGAAGCAACCCCAAGGGaatgaggagaggaggaagaggagaagcggCGGAACCCTGGCCCTAGACGACCTCAAAGCCCTCGGCAACCAGCTCCTCTCTTCCCGCGCCCACATCAACAACCTCCCCGtcctcctctccttcctctctccGTCTTCCCCCGTCGCCCTTGCCCTTGAATCCCTTATCTCTATCCAATCCTTCTTCGTTCCGCTCTTCCCTGAGATCCCTTCGTCGTTGTCCGTCCCTAACAAGCGATCCGAGGATCCCACCGATGATGGCAAAGAGAAGGACGTCGAGTTGGTTTTCAAGGACTGGCTCAGGGAGAGGTTCGGGGAGTTCTTGAATGGTCTTATTGAGATCACCGTCTCGGAGCAATCCGTCGATGCCCTCAGG GATGTCGCACTGGATGCGATTATGGATTTTGTCAAGCTGGGAAAGGACGGAAGATTCCACTCGGCTATTTATCATAGGTTTCTGCATAGAATT GTCCGTGCTACATCTGCTGTTGATCCTTTGTTAGACTTGCTCGGACCAAAGTATTTCAAGTACATAGATGTTCG GTATTTTACCTATACAAGTATGGACAAGATTATCAAAAGTTTCGAATCAA AAATTGGAAAAGCTACTTTGCACAGCGATGAAGACAGCTCTAAACTAAG TAGTATGGAGTTTCCTGTTCGCATAATGTACAATATTTTGTCCCGTTGCCCTCCTTCAGAAGCTGAGAAAGAACAAAGTTCTGAAATGTGGAGTCAATTGG GTATCTCATCCAAAGTAGGGAAGTTGTCTTCTAATGATCCGGTTTCAGAGGCAGAACCAGAAAACACGAGGAAAGTTGACACTGAT GTTTCATCTTCAAGCCACATAACCAAAAAGATCAAGTTAAAGTTTGCCAAAGCTTggatttcctttctcaaattaccACTTCCTGTTGATGTGTACAAGGAG GTTCTTGCTTCAATCCATCAGACCATTATTCCATATTTAGCAAACCCTTCCATCCTTTG TGATTTTTTAACTAGGTCATATGACATTGGAGGTGTAGTTAGTGTAATGGCACTTAATGGCCTTTTCATCCTCATGACACAACATGGTTTGGAGTATCCCAAATTTTATGAAAAACTTTATGCATTGTTGACCCCAGCGATTTTCATGGCAAAACATCGAGCAGGGTTTTTCCAA CTCCTGGATACCTGTTTAAAATCATCGTATCTTCCAGCATATCTTGCTGCTACATTTGCCAAGAAATTGAGTAGACTGGCTCTCGCAGTACCACCATCTGGAGCGCTTATTATTATTGCTGTAATTCACAATTTATTGCGGAGGCATCCAGCAATTAATTTTTTAGTTCATCAG CCAATTGGTGATGAAAATGACAGAGGTACTTCTGTGGAAGATAATAGATCTGGTGAGGATGCAAGGGAATCAGACAATGGGAACATCAATCTGAGCACAAAGCTTGGCACTGATCCATTTAACATTCAAGAGTGTGACCCTGCTAAGTCGAATGCCATGC GAAGTTCTTTATGGGAAATTGAAACTCTCCGACATCATTACACCCCAGCTGTCTCCAG ATTTGTGGCTTCTCTTGAGAATGATCTCACAGTTAGAGCCAAAACATCCGAAGTAACTGTTGCAGATTTCAGTTCTGGGTCTTATGCCACAGTATTCAGAGAAGAG GTTCGGCGGCGGATAAAGCAGGTTCCGATTGCATTTTACAAAGTTATTCCATCCTCCCTATTTGACAACTCCGAATTTCCTGGCTGGACTTTCGGCAATCAGCAAAATGACAAGCAAGAACTGAATGCTAGACAAAATGAGGTTACAGTTTGA
- the LOC135626421 gene encoding protein NUCLEOLAR COMPLEX ASSOCIATED 4-like isoform X1, translated as MASPAKKRKQPQGNEERRKRRSGGTLALDDLKALGNQLLSSRAHINNLPVLLSFLSPSSPVALALESLISIQSFFVPLFPEIPSSLSVPNKRSEDPTDDGKEKDVELVFKDWLRERFGEFLNGLIEITVSEQSVDALRDVALDAIMDFVKLGKDGRFHSAIYHRFLHRIVRATSAVDPLLDLLGPKYFKYIDVRYFTYTSMDKIIKSFESSNTNEIGKATLHSDEDSSKLSSMEFPVRIMYNILSRCPPSEAEKEQSSEMWSQLGISSKVGKLSSNDPVSEAEPENTRKVDTDVSSSSHITKKIKLKFAKAWISFLKLPLPVDVYKEVLASIHQTIIPYLANPSILCDFLTRSYDIGGVVSVMALNGLFILMTQHGLEYPKFYEKLYALLTPAIFMAKHRAGFFQLLDTCLKSSYLPAYLAATFAKKLSRLALAVPPSGALIIIAVIHNLLRRHPAINFLVHQPIGDENDRGTSVEDNRSGEDARESDNGNINLSTKLGTDPFNIQECDPAKSNAMRSSLWEIETLRHHYTPAVSRFVASLENDLTVRAKTSEVTVADFSSGSYATVFREEVRRRIKQVPIAFYKVIPSSLFDNSEFPGWTFGNQQNDKQELNARQNEVTV; from the exons ATGGCGTCTCCAGCCAAGAAACGGAAGCAACCCCAAGGGaatgaggagaggaggaagaggagaagcggCGGAACCCTGGCCCTAGACGACCTCAAAGCCCTCGGCAACCAGCTCCTCTCTTCCCGCGCCCACATCAACAACCTCCCCGtcctcctctccttcctctctccGTCTTCCCCCGTCGCCCTTGCCCTTGAATCCCTTATCTCTATCCAATCCTTCTTCGTTCCGCTCTTCCCTGAGATCCCTTCGTCGTTGTCCGTCCCTAACAAGCGATCCGAGGATCCCACCGATGATGGCAAAGAGAAGGACGTCGAGTTGGTTTTCAAGGACTGGCTCAGGGAGAGGTTCGGGGAGTTCTTGAATGGTCTTATTGAGATCACCGTCTCGGAGCAATCCGTCGATGCCCTCAGG GATGTCGCACTGGATGCGATTATGGATTTTGTCAAGCTGGGAAAGGACGGAAGATTCCACTCGGCTATTTATCATAGGTTTCTGCATAGAATT GTCCGTGCTACATCTGCTGTTGATCCTTTGTTAGACTTGCTCGGACCAAAGTATTTCAAGTACATAGATGTTCG GTATTTTACCTATACAAGTATGGACAAGATTATCAAAAGTTTCGAATCAAGTAATACCAACG AAATTGGAAAAGCTACTTTGCACAGCGATGAAGACAGCTCTAAACTAAG TAGTATGGAGTTTCCTGTTCGCATAATGTACAATATTTTGTCCCGTTGCCCTCCTTCAGAAGCTGAGAAAGAACAAAGTTCTGAAATGTGGAGTCAATTGG GTATCTCATCCAAAGTAGGGAAGTTGTCTTCTAATGATCCGGTTTCAGAGGCAGAACCAGAAAACACGAGGAAAGTTGACACTGAT GTTTCATCTTCAAGCCACATAACCAAAAAGATCAAGTTAAAGTTTGCCAAAGCTTggatttcctttctcaaattaccACTTCCTGTTGATGTGTACAAGGAG GTTCTTGCTTCAATCCATCAGACCATTATTCCATATTTAGCAAACCCTTCCATCCTTTG TGATTTTTTAACTAGGTCATATGACATTGGAGGTGTAGTTAGTGTAATGGCACTTAATGGCCTTTTCATCCTCATGACACAACATGGTTTGGAGTATCCCAAATTTTATGAAAAACTTTATGCATTGTTGACCCCAGCGATTTTCATGGCAAAACATCGAGCAGGGTTTTTCCAA CTCCTGGATACCTGTTTAAAATCATCGTATCTTCCAGCATATCTTGCTGCTACATTTGCCAAGAAATTGAGTAGACTGGCTCTCGCAGTACCACCATCTGGAGCGCTTATTATTATTGCTGTAATTCACAATTTATTGCGGAGGCATCCAGCAATTAATTTTTTAGTTCATCAG CCAATTGGTGATGAAAATGACAGAGGTACTTCTGTGGAAGATAATAGATCTGGTGAGGATGCAAGGGAATCAGACAATGGGAACATCAATCTGAGCACAAAGCTTGGCACTGATCCATTTAACATTCAAGAGTGTGACCCTGCTAAGTCGAATGCCATGC GAAGTTCTTTATGGGAAATTGAAACTCTCCGACATCATTACACCCCAGCTGTCTCCAG ATTTGTGGCTTCTCTTGAGAATGATCTCACAGTTAGAGCCAAAACATCCGAAGTAACTGTTGCAGATTTCAGTTCTGGGTCTTATGCCACAGTATTCAGAGAAGAG GTTCGGCGGCGGATAAAGCAGGTTCCGATTGCATTTTACAAAGTTATTCCATCCTCCCTATTTGACAACTCCGAATTTCCTGGCTGGACTTTCGGCAATCAGCAAAATGACAAGCAAGAACTGAATGCTAGACAAAATGAGGTTACAGTTTGA